A DNA window from Pseudomonas sp. B21-056 contains the following coding sequences:
- the ubiH gene encoding 2-octaprenyl-6-methoxyphenyl hydroxylase, with product MSRVNLAIIGGGLVGASLAMALQAGAKARGWKIMLIEPFAPGHAWQPSYDARSSALSFGSRQIYQRLGLWQEISQRAEPIKQIHVSDRGRFSTARLSAAEEGVPALGYVVENAWLGQCLWQGLDKDVVSWRCPAQVTRMEPLVGGYRLTLDDETLLECDLAVLADGGRSGLREQLGVGVRNRPYDQSALIANITPSEAHEGMAFERFTDDGPMALLPLPENRCALVWTRQGMDAQRLADLDERSFLCELQSVFGYRLGALKQVGVRHLYPLALVEAEEQVRPHLAILGNAAHSLHPIAGQGFNLSLRDAQALADVLLDSESALGDFAVLQAYRERQRMDQALTVGFSDQVTRLFSSRLPLVSVARNLGLLGLDALPPAKRWFARQAMGLGTRPDV from the coding sequence ATGAGCCGGGTCAATCTGGCGATCATTGGCGGTGGCCTGGTCGGTGCGAGCCTGGCCATGGCCCTGCAAGCGGGTGCCAAGGCCCGGGGCTGGAAGATCATGCTGATCGAACCCTTCGCCCCCGGCCATGCCTGGCAACCGAGCTACGATGCACGTTCCTCGGCGTTGTCCTTCGGCTCCCGGCAGATCTATCAGCGCCTGGGGCTCTGGCAGGAAATTTCCCAGCGTGCCGAGCCGATCAAGCAGATCCATGTGTCCGATCGCGGACGGTTCTCCACGGCGCGCCTGTCGGCCGCGGAGGAGGGTGTACCGGCCTTGGGCTACGTGGTGGAAAACGCCTGGCTTGGCCAGTGCCTGTGGCAGGGCCTGGACAAGGACGTAGTGAGCTGGCGTTGCCCGGCGCAAGTCACCCGGATGGAGCCGCTGGTGGGCGGTTATCGCCTGACCCTGGATGACGAAACGCTCCTGGAATGCGACCTTGCGGTGCTGGCCGACGGCGGTCGTTCCGGTCTTCGGGAGCAACTGGGCGTCGGTGTGCGCAATCGACCGTATGACCAGAGCGCGTTGATCGCCAACATCACCCCCAGCGAAGCCCACGAGGGCATGGCCTTCGAGCGCTTCACCGATGACGGCCCGATGGCCTTGTTGCCGCTGCCGGAGAATCGCTGCGCCCTGGTCTGGACCCGTCAGGGTATGGATGCGCAGCGGCTGGCGGACCTCGACGAGCGCAGTTTCCTCTGCGAATTGCAGAGCGTGTTCGGCTATCGCCTGGGTGCCTTGAAACAGGTCGGGGTGCGCCATCTGTACCCGTTGGCGCTGGTGGAGGCCGAAGAGCAGGTGCGACCGCACCTGGCGATCCTCGGCAACGCCGCCCACAGCTTGCATCCGATTGCCGGGCAGGGCTTCAACCTGTCGCTGCGCGACGCCCAGGCCTTGGCCGATGTCTTGCTGGACAGCGAAAGCGCACTGGGGGATTTTGCCGTGTTGCAGGCCTATCGCGAGCGCCAGCGCATGGACCAGGCCTTGACGGTGGGCTTTTCCGACCAGGTCACGCGGCTGTTCAGCAGTCGCCTGCCGCTGGTCTCGGTGGCCCGTAACCTCGGCCTGCTCGGCCTCGACGCGTTGCCCCCGGCCAAGCGCTGGTTCGCCCGCCAGGCCATGGGCCTTGGGACCCGGCCCGATGTGTAG
- the pepP gene encoding Xaa-Pro aminopeptidase: MIHIPKSEYSRRRKALMAQMEPNSIAILPAAAVAIRNRDVEHVYRQDSDFQYLSGFPEPQAVIVLMPGRAHGEYILFCRERNAERELWDGLRAGQEGAIRDYGADDAFPITDIDDILPGLIEGRDRVYSAMGSNPEFDRHLMEWINVIRSKANLGAQPPNEFVALDHLLHDMRLYKSAAEVKVMREAARISAQAHIRAMQAARPGLYEYSLEAELDYEFRKGGAKMPAYGSIVAAGRNSCILHYQQNDALLKEGDLVLIDAGCEIDCYASDITRTWPVNGRFSPEQKAIYELVLAAQEAAFAQIAPDKHWNQAHEATVQVITEGLVRLGLLEGEVDDLIASEAYRAFYMHRAGHWLGMDVHDVGEYRVGGEWRVLEVGMTLTVEPGIYIAPNNRSVAKKWRGIGVRIEDDVVVTRNGCEILTRGVPKTVAEIEALMAAARDQVA; this comes from the coding sequence ATGATTCATATCCCGAAATCGGAATACAGCCGTCGCCGCAAGGCCCTGATGGCGCAGATGGAACCCAACAGCATTGCAATCCTGCCCGCCGCCGCCGTTGCGATCCGCAACCGCGACGTCGAGCATGTCTATCGCCAGGACAGCGACTTCCAATACCTCAGCGGCTTTCCCGAGCCGCAGGCGGTGATCGTGCTGATGCCCGGCCGAGCCCACGGCGAATACATCCTGTTCTGCCGCGAGCGCAACGCCGAGCGTGAGTTGTGGGATGGCCTGCGTGCCGGTCAGGAAGGCGCGATCCGTGACTACGGTGCCGACGACGCATTCCCCATTACCGACATCGATGACATCCTCCCGGGCCTGATCGAAGGCCGCGACCGGGTGTACTCGGCCATGGGCAGCAATCCAGAGTTCGACCGGCACCTGATGGAGTGGATCAACGTGATTCGCTCCAAGGCCAACCTCGGCGCCCAGCCGCCCAACGAATTCGTTGCCCTGGATCACTTGCTGCACGACATGCGCCTGTATAAATCGGCGGCGGAAGTGAAGGTCATGCGTGAAGCGGCGCGGATCTCCGCCCAGGCGCATATCCGGGCGATGCAGGCGGCGCGTCCCGGGCTGTACGAATACAGCCTGGAAGCCGAGCTGGATTACGAGTTCCGCAAGGGCGGGGCGAAAATGCCGGCCTATGGCTCGATTGTCGCGGCGGGCCGCAATAGCTGCATCCTGCATTACCAACAGAACGATGCGCTGCTCAAGGAGGGCGACCTGGTACTGATCGACGCCGGTTGTGAAATCGACTGCTACGCCAGCGATATCACCCGCACCTGGCCGGTCAACGGCAGGTTTTCGCCCGAACAGAAAGCGATCTACGAGTTGGTGCTGGCGGCCCAGGAAGCGGCGTTTGCCCAGATTGCACCGGACAAACACTGGAACCAGGCCCATGAGGCGACGGTCCAGGTCATTACCGAGGGCCTGGTGCGCCTTGGGCTGCTCGAGGGTGAAGTGGACGATTTGATCGCCAGCGAAGCCTACCGGGCGTTCTACATGCACCGCGCTGGCCACTGGCTGGGCATGGATGTGCATGATGTGGGCGAATACCGCGTCGGCGGAGAGTGGCGGGTCTTGGAAGTCGGCATGACACTGACTGTGGAGCCAGGCATCTACATTGCCCCGAACAACCGCAGCGTAGCGAAAAAATGGCGCGGCATTGGCGTGCGCATCGAGGATGACGTGGTGGTGACCAGAAACGGTTGTGAGATCCTGACCCGGGGCGTGCCCAAGACTGTTGCCGAAATCGAGGCCCTGATGGCCGCCGCACGGGATCAAGTGGCATGA